Proteins encoded in a region of the Elizabethkingia bruuniana genome:
- a CDS encoding SusC/RagA family TonB-linked outer membrane protein, with product MKIKLHMLSAGVLFFIGQGLLAQKKKPDTAKVKHIAEVIVLGYNKRLSKPKDVSANTVVTAERLEDRPNISFLNSLQGSTPGLTIASNSGSPGSAKIDVIIRGISSISASTEPLVILDGVPTNANQFRNLNSEDIESVTVLKDAAATSIYGNRGANGVLLIRTKSGKYNAPLKVSYSTTTGISSLPKHSYNLANASQFLTIQKRLGLNPALGMTDDEIANYPINTDWRKVFFKQDLTMQHNLQLSGGGENVNGYASVGYLEQGGMVPNTDFKRMTMRTNLNGKSKDNKLTFSTQAAVGFSRRNQLNQEDNSGLNSNAIQNPLLGSLGGLPYLESGKYKTGQELLDAIGSNFSGGRDIYVLEDNIRKGYLSMFNRYEEINTFLNGSINYKITDNITISNTTGADYRVSNRFTGRAPWGYLALVVARNSNTQYGGNETQQNTRELNLNSVTKALFNKIWGRHSLDLGAYLEYTKVHYFSTSQTQNGLNPKTWALGAGSGYVPYNAADPNKYIPGVSSGKINAGALSYFGTLDYDFGEKYGLGAVVRRDGSYRFTKENRWGTFWSVAGRWNIDKESFMEGAGFGMLKLRASYGTQGNQNIVGAAGGNNALLLSPNIIYDLNSATNGYDNNVGISVSNIANKTLVWEEITQLNVGLDFSVFKNKLDGNIDFYEKKTSQLYNDLRSSAITGFYTYKGNFGDLKNTGFEVALNYKIIDNANTKIALFANASWNKNKLTRLEVPVRSGSLLMEEGGPLNQWNLVPWLGVNIENGNGQYLAADGSITERPTDADRRKKNNNFFPAYVGGFGFKASHKGFFLDTFFTFQAGFYRSDNQLVWAMNPSYAASGTNVSAELLNAWTPQNKNTSIPALKAPDYSAISDRFLFDASFIRLKSVMIGYNLPKDYLDKGFVKSLKIFLQGENLAVFTKWKGFDPEGLGTYPLSIYPNPKIVSIGASIDF from the coding sequence ATGAAAATAAAATTACACATGCTTAGTGCAGGCGTTTTGTTCTTTATAGGACAGGGACTGCTAGCACAAAAGAAAAAGCCGGATACTGCCAAAGTAAAACATATTGCCGAGGTTATTGTTTTGGGCTATAATAAACGACTGTCAAAACCAAAAGATGTTTCCGCAAATACAGTTGTTACGGCAGAAAGGCTTGAAGATAGGCCTAACATATCATTCCTGAATTCATTACAAGGCTCTACACCGGGACTGACAATTGCTTCTAATTCCGGATCTCCTGGTTCAGCAAAGATAGATGTAATCATTAGAGGGATTTCATCTATCAGTGCAAGCACGGAGCCTCTTGTTATTTTAGATGGAGTACCCACTAATGCAAATCAGTTTAGAAATCTTAATTCAGAAGATATAGAATCCGTTACAGTGCTGAAAGATGCTGCTGCTACCTCAATCTATGGAAACAGAGGTGCAAATGGAGTCTTGTTAATCAGGACAAAATCAGGAAAATATAATGCTCCTCTGAAAGTGAGTTATAGTACTACAACGGGAATAAGTAGTCTTCCGAAGCATAGCTATAATCTGGCAAATGCATCCCAATTTCTTACTATCCAAAAGAGATTGGGATTGAACCCCGCATTAGGTATGACTGATGATGAGATAGCGAATTACCCGATTAATACTGATTGGCGAAAAGTATTCTTTAAGCAGGACTTAACAATGCAGCATAATCTGCAACTATCAGGGGGAGGGGAGAATGTGAATGGGTATGCATCAGTTGGGTATCTAGAGCAAGGAGGTATGGTTCCAAATACAGATTTTAAACGGATGACGATGAGGACAAACCTGAACGGAAAGTCTAAAGATAACAAGTTAACCTTTTCAACTCAGGCAGCTGTAGGGTTTTCCAGAAGAAATCAATTAAATCAGGAAGATAATAGTGGATTGAATTCTAATGCCATTCAGAATCCATTATTAGGATCGCTTGGAGGACTTCCGTATTTGGAGTCGGGGAAATATAAAACCGGGCAAGAGCTATTAGATGCTATTGGTAGCAATTTTTCAGGAGGACGTGATATTTATGTCTTGGAAGATAATATAAGAAAGGGGTATCTCAGTATGTTTAACCGTTATGAGGAAATCAACACTTTCCTGAATGGAAGTATAAATTATAAAATTACAGATAATATTACGATAAGTAATACAACCGGAGCCGACTACAGGGTAAGTAACAGGTTTACAGGGAGAGCTCCTTGGGGATATCTGGCATTAGTTGTGGCTAGAAATTCTAATACCCAGTATGGGGGCAATGAGACGCAGCAGAATACTAGGGAGCTTAATTTAAATTCAGTAACCAAGGCTTTGTTCAATAAAATTTGGGGAAGGCATAGTCTCGATTTAGGCGCATATCTGGAATATACAAAAGTTCATTATTTCTCTACCTCGCAGACTCAAAACGGATTGAACCCTAAGACTTGGGCTTTGGGTGCAGGAAGTGGATATGTTCCTTATAATGCAGCCGACCCTAATAAATATATACCAGGCGTTTCCTCGGGTAAAATTAATGCCGGAGCACTCTCTTATTTTGGTACTCTGGATTATGACTTTGGTGAAAAATATGGACTTGGCGCTGTTGTGAGAAGAGATGGTAGTTATCGTTTTACTAAAGAAAACAGATGGGGTACCTTCTGGTCTGTGGCAGGACGATGGAATATTGATAAAGAATCGTTTATGGAAGGTGCAGGATTTGGAATGCTTAAATTACGAGCCTCATACGGAACACAAGGAAATCAGAATATTGTAGGAGCAGCGGGAGGGAATAATGCACTGCTTTTAAGTCCTAATATTATATATGATCTCAATTCCGCTACAAATGGTTATGATAATAATGTCGGGATATCGGTAAGTAATATTGCGAATAAAACGTTGGTATGGGAGGAAATTACCCAATTAAATGTTGGTTTAGACTTTAGTGTCTTTAAAAATAAGTTGGATGGTAACATTGATTTTTATGAGAAAAAGACAAGTCAACTTTATAACGATCTAAGATCATCTGCTATTACAGGCTTTTATACTTACAAAGGGAATTTTGGAGATCTGAAAAATACAGGATTTGAAGTAGCATTAAATTATAAAATTATAGATAATGCGAATACCAAAATTGCCTTATTTGCAAACGCTTCGTGGAATAAGAATAAGCTTACAAGACTGGAGGTTCCTGTTAGATCTGGATCTTTATTAATGGAAGAAGGAGGTCCGCTGAACCAATGGAATCTTGTGCCATGGTTAGGTGTTAATATTGAAAATGGAAATGGACAGTATTTGGCGGCAGATGGTAGTATTACAGAACGCCCAACAGATGCTGATAGACGAAAGAAAAATAATAATTTCTTTCCGGCTTATGTTGGTGGATTCGGGTTTAAGGCTTCTCATAAAGGTTTCTTCCTGGATACATTCTTTACTTTTCAGGCAGGTTTCTATAGATCCGACAATCAATTGGTATGGGCAATGAATCCTTCATACGCAGCATCTGGCACCAATGTTTCAGCGGAATTGTTAAATGCATGGACGCCTCAGAATAAAAACACATCTATACCAGCTTTAAAGGCTCCTGATTATTCTGCTATAAGTGACAGATTCTTATTCGATGCCTCATTTATACGGTTAAAATCTGTTATGATCGGATATAATCTTCCTAAAGATTATTTAGATAAAGGATTTGTAAAATCATTGAAAATTTTTCTACAAGGAGAAAACCTGGCTGTATTTACAAAATGGAAGGGATTTGATCCTGAAGGATTAGGGACATATCCTTTAAGTATTTATCCAAACCCTAAAATTGTATCAATTGGTGCAAGTATCGATTTTTAA
- a CDS encoding RagB/SusD family nutrient uptake outer membrane protein, which translates to MKKVITNLLATAFIAFAIPSCQDALDIMQDGILTNESTFQTVEDLRQFLIGDVYTGLDISGPISFTSQFTDEVGQGPANSSLTQGTHQFYLDITNGFASSIWINNYYVINRVNRLLAAADNVNPTSADAVQAKMRVLAEARAARAFAYLQLETYYSPDMKDDNAIGVMILDRVPNINEKIPRSKNADVFAVIDADIAFAEANMNPSNSYLFFNKNFINAFKARYYLYRGKYPEAKMYAQKVLDESGLLLVSANPVPSGVIGSAAWHNSLNAYSSTNPYIKMWNDSSPGEIIFALSRPVSGGWGNIANLYTTNSTNVTGSVTYDMGRKLFNLINENTNDIRRWAYIDPTSKLDANYKTNPDYKASDVLVIDKYPGKSTGTQPLRNDQKVFRLSEMYFILAECAINEKQFSIAAGYIQKVRQARQILGVIPISNYANEIEAWGDVLKERRIELAFEGHRYIDIKRIGKLANSSIDRDPTDDFDKNAVLTILNTDYRFTLPIPQSETQGNPAIQQNPGYRN; encoded by the coding sequence ATGAAAAAAGTAATTACAAATTTATTAGCAACAGCTTTTATTGCATTTGCTATACCGTCTTGTCAGGATGCTTTAGATATTATGCAAGATGGTATTTTAACAAATGAATCAACATTCCAAACAGTCGAGGATCTTAGACAGTTTCTTATAGGTGATGTATATACCGGATTGGATATATCCGGACCAATAAGTTTCACTTCTCAGTTTACTGATGAGGTAGGGCAGGGGCCTGCTAATAGTTCCTTAACTCAAGGAACCCATCAGTTTTATTTGGACATAACCAATGGGTTTGCATCTTCTATATGGATTAATAATTATTATGTAATTAATAGAGTAAATCGCCTATTAGCGGCTGCTGATAATGTCAACCCAACTTCTGCTGATGCTGTTCAGGCCAAGATGCGGGTTTTAGCAGAGGCACGTGCCGCCAGAGCTTTTGCATATTTACAATTGGAAACCTATTACTCTCCAGATATGAAGGATGATAATGCAATTGGAGTAATGATTCTGGATCGTGTACCTAATATTAATGAAAAGATTCCGCGAAGTAAAAATGCAGATGTATTTGCAGTAATAGATGCAGATATTGCATTCGCTGAGGCAAATATGAATCCTTCAAATAGCTATTTATTCTTTAATAAAAACTTCATTAATGCCTTCAAAGCGAGATACTATCTGTACAGAGGGAAGTATCCTGAGGCTAAAATGTATGCCCAAAAAGTACTTGATGAGTCGGGTTTGTTACTAGTGTCAGCTAATCCTGTTCCCTCTGGTGTTATAGGGTCTGCCGCATGGCATAATTCTTTAAACGCCTACTCTTCTACCAACCCCTATATCAAGATGTGGAATGATAGTAGTCCGGGGGAGATAATTTTTGCTTTAAGCAGACCTGTTTCCGGGGGGTGGGGGAATATAGCTAACCTGTATACAACTAATTCCACAAATGTAACGGGTTCAGTTACTTATGATATGGGAAGAAAATTGTTTAATCTTATTAATGAAAACACCAACGATATAAGGAGGTGGGCATATATAGATCCTACATCTAAATTGGATGCTAATTATAAAACCAATCCTGACTATAAAGCATCTGATGTACTTGTTATAGATAAATACCCAGGAAAAAGCACAGGCACACAGCCGTTACGAAATGATCAGAAGGTCTTCAGGTTATCTGAGATGTATTTTATCCTTGCAGAGTGTGCAATTAATGAAAAGCAATTTTCTATAGCTGCAGGCTATATCCAAAAAGTTAGACAGGCAAGGCAAATATTGGGTGTAATACCTATATCCAATTATGCAAATGAAATCGAAGCCTGGGGAGATGTACTAAAAGAAAGGCGTATTGAGCTAGCGTTTGAAGGACATCGATACATTGATATTAAAAGAATAGGTAAGTTGGCAAACAGTAGTATTGATAGAGATCCAACAGATGATTTTGATAAAAATGCTGTTTTGACCATTTTAAATACAGACTATAGATTTACGTTACCTATTCCCCAGTCGGAAACACAAGGAAATCCTGCAATACAACAGAACCCTGGTTACAGAAATTAA
- a CDS encoding RagB/SusD family nutrient uptake outer membrane protein: MRKITIKILFSVMLTGLLWSCNDNSLEPTLAQSKDLEQNAKTLGDLRTVLNGGYDRMQHPSYYGRDMIIYGEARSDNAFSNANSNRFVTVSQMKMIITDGYPNNTWNKIYEVIGNANIVINKQGATGDAAQLDHLKGQAYAMRALGHFDLLRLFGQQFITGQGGMGSMGVPYVVTFREAGGLFPSRETVQQNYDNIMKDLDQAIALMNSSLDNQTKHYFTSYSANALKARIAAYFKRYDIVEREAGIVVNSGKYTIATAAGYANTFSQNSTANVIFSIAMNANDNLGNNSLANIYRGAAYGDIVALKDLYDIYDSADVRRTTAFISQNGASTEEYRNIGKYPSTASPIDDIPVIRIEEIILLYAEALLANGKVSQALTELNKIPANRNAVTYTNVTMQNILLERRKELAFEGFRFDDIARTGMDMPLVDNLRQRYGVVKFGEYNYAFPIPDAEVSANSNIKQNFGYK, from the coding sequence ATGAGAAAAATAACAATAAAAATATTATTTAGTGTAATGCTAACAGGATTATTATGGTCCTGTAATGATAACTCTCTGGAGCCTACATTAGCACAGTCTAAAGATTTGGAGCAGAATGCGAAGACATTAGGAGATCTCAGAACTGTTTTAAATGGTGGTTATGACAGAATGCAACACCCATCTTATTATGGCAGAGATATGATTATTTATGGAGAAGCAAGGAGTGATAATGCTTTTTCTAATGCTAACTCTAATAGATTTGTGACTGTGTCTCAAATGAAAATGATTATAACAGATGGCTATCCCAATAATACATGGAATAAAATATATGAAGTAATAGGAAATGCCAATATTGTGATTAATAAACAGGGAGCAACAGGAGATGCTGCTCAGCTTGATCATTTAAAAGGACAGGCTTATGCAATGAGAGCTCTGGGACATTTTGATTTGTTAAGGCTTTTCGGGCAACAGTTTATTACTGGACAAGGAGGAATGGGGTCTATGGGAGTACCATACGTTGTAACGTTTAGAGAAGCTGGAGGCTTATTTCCTTCGAGAGAGACTGTTCAGCAGAATTATGATAATATAATGAAAGACTTAGATCAGGCAATAGCTTTGATGAACTCTTCTTTGGATAATCAGACAAAACATTATTTTACATCGTATTCAGCGAATGCGCTAAAAGCCAGAATTGCAGCATACTTCAAAAGATATGATATTGTGGAGAGGGAGGCTGGAATAGTGGTGAACTCCGGAAAATATACTATCGCTACGGCGGCCGGTTATGCCAATACTTTTAGCCAGAATTCGACAGCTAATGTTATTTTTTCTATTGCGATGAATGCCAACGATAATCTTGGTAATAATTCTTTAGCAAATATATATAGAGGTGCTGCCTATGGTGATATAGTTGCGCTGAAAGACTTATATGATATCTATGATAGTGCAGATGTAAGAAGAACCACAGCTTTTATTAGTCAGAATGGGGCTTCAACTGAGGAATATAGGAATATAGGAAAATATCCTTCTACTGCATCACCTATTGATGATATTCCGGTAATCAGAATAGAGGAAATAATTTTATTATATGCAGAAGCTCTATTGGCTAACGGGAAAGTATCTCAGGCGTTGACAGAACTAAATAAAATACCAGCTAATAGAAATGCTGTAACTTATACAAATGTAACGATGCAAAATATTCTGTTGGAAAGGAGAAAAGAACTGGCTTTTGAAGGATTTAGATTTGATGATATTGCAAGAACGGGAATGGATATGCCTTTAGTCGATAATTTAAGACAAAGGTACGGCGTTGTTAAATTTGGGGAGTATAATTATGCTTTTCCAATACCAGATGCAGAAGTTTCTGCTAATAGTAACATTAAACAAAACTTTGGATATAAATAA
- a CDS encoding SusC/RagA family TonB-linked outer membrane protein, whose amino-acid sequence MNVKLRVLSAGVLFFIGHGALAQKVKKDTASTKDIDEVVVVGYVKKSVAQLTGSSTTLKASDIDTPSAISVDQALQGKVPGVVVNTSSGSPGAFQDIRIRGVGSFTASNAPLFVIDGVPVVNGNNAAITNVTTLSALASLSNDDIESITVLKDAASTAVYGARGSNGVIVITTKRGKKGKTEFDLSTTVGFQNEAYNKMNMLSGKQRLELLTEAVANSLNLSKDLAFERIKSNKIGRYNLWDGKEYNWKDLLTRKNAGLYVVNLSAKGGDDKSTFYTSLGYNKTEPISIGDPFERITGAFSYTRKLTDKVNFETSINGSWLKQNPLLEGGSFFSNPYLTRVLLTPWARPYNADGSYNIDNFSQMTSIANTLYTQKNNILWNKQMRGMVNTKVDYKILKTLTYTTRLNIDYMFNDYKSYDNRNHGDGRNNNGSADRRNTQNFNWASINQLNFVERFGDHRLDVSAFFEYQKNQRDFLRAAGQNFPTDGLTNLDNASANYRVESNYSDWKNASYFGVLNYSFANKYILDATIRREGSSRFSPNKRFGTFWSFGAGWNIHKENFVPKFFNELKLRTSYGLTGNSGVGINAYQATLSYNVAYDGNGGSYVTNFGNPNLTWEKNKTFDAGIDFSIWNARISGSVDYYNRKTFDLLQDVPLSRTTGFTKQAQNVGSMHNSGIEASLNVQIINSKNFNWSVFGSVATVKNTILKLAPSVNGLPIDVYAGSEYRKAVEGMPFQGWFMRTWAGVNTQTGAPEWYVNGVDGEKTSDYNKAQRVFQGTAIPKYTGGFGTNLSYKNISLNASFYYSGGHKIYEQFAQFYYRTNSFTLATYNGSEDLMGRWQKPGDVTDIPKLALNGQDNFDAVSSRYLYKGDFIRLKDITLGYSLPRDFVNSIGVTGLKLTVRGTNLWTYTFDRNLKFDPEVDINGYSNLTTPPVKSVMFGVNVQF is encoded by the coding sequence ATGAATGTAAAATTACGCGTGCTTAGTGCTGGTGTTTTGTTCTTTATAGGGCATGGTGCATTAGCGCAAAAAGTGAAAAAAGACACTGCCTCAACAAAAGATATAGATGAGGTAGTAGTTGTAGGGTATGTTAAAAAGAGTGTTGCTCAATTAACAGGAAGTTCAACTACCTTAAAAGCTTCGGATATTGATACTCCATCCGCTATCAGTGTTGATCAGGCATTGCAAGGTAAGGTACCCGGGGTTGTTGTTAATACTTCTTCTGGTTCTCCGGGAGCATTTCAGGATATCAGAATCAGAGGTGTTGGTTCATTTACAGCATCAAATGCTCCGTTATTTGTAATTGATGGTGTTCCGGTTGTAAATGGAAATAATGCAGCTATTACGAATGTTACTACGCTTTCAGCATTAGCTAGTTTAAGCAATGATGATATTGAGTCAATAACGGTACTTAAAGATGCTGCTTCTACTGCAGTATATGGAGCCAGAGGCTCTAATGGAGTTATTGTTATAACAACTAAAAGAGGAAAGAAAGGGAAAACTGAATTTGATCTGTCCACTACTGTAGGATTTCAGAATGAAGCATATAATAAAATGAATATGTTATCTGGAAAACAAAGGTTAGAGCTACTGACAGAAGCTGTAGCTAATTCTCTTAACCTTTCTAAAGATCTTGCTTTTGAGAGGATTAAATCAAATAAAATAGGGAGATATAATCTGTGGGATGGGAAGGAATACAATTGGAAGGATTTATTGACGCGCAAAAATGCAGGGCTTTATGTAGTTAACTTAAGTGCTAAAGGAGGCGATGATAAATCTACTTTTTACACTTCATTAGGATATAATAAAACTGAGCCTATTTCAATAGGTGATCCTTTTGAAAGAATAACAGGAGCATTTAGTTATACAAGAAAGTTAACGGATAAAGTAAATTTTGAAACTTCTATTAACGGATCTTGGTTAAAGCAGAATCCTTTATTAGAAGGAGGTTCATTTTTTTCAAATCCTTATCTAACCAGGGTTTTGCTAACACCATGGGCTAGGCCATATAATGCAGATGGGTCTTATAATATTGATAACTTTTCTCAAATGACCTCCATTGCAAATACCTTATATACTCAGAAAAACAATATTCTGTGGAATAAACAGATGAGAGGTATGGTCAATACTAAGGTTGATTACAAAATCCTGAAAACTCTGACTTACACTACTCGGTTAAATATTGATTATATGTTTAATGATTATAAGAGTTATGATAACAGAAATCATGGTGATGGACGTAATAATAATGGTTCTGCGGATAGAAGGAATACGCAAAATTTCAACTGGGCATCAATAAATCAGTTAAACTTTGTTGAAAGATTTGGAGATCATAGGTTAGACGTATCCGCATTCTTTGAATATCAGAAAAACCAAAGAGATTTTCTTAGAGCAGCAGGACAAAACTTTCCAACGGATGGTCTAACAAATCTTGATAATGCAAGTGCAAATTATAGGGTAGAATCAAATTATTCAGATTGGAAGAATGCATCTTATTTTGGTGTATTAAACTATTCTTTTGCTAATAAATATATTTTAGATGCTACAATAAGAAGGGAAGGGTCCTCAAGATTTTCCCCTAATAAAAGATTCGGTACTTTCTGGTCTTTTGGGGCAGGATGGAATATACATAAAGAAAATTTTGTGCCTAAATTCTTTAATGAACTAAAGTTAAGAACATCTTATGGATTAACAGGTAATAGTGGTGTCGGAATTAATGCATATCAGGCAACACTTTCTTACAATGTGGCTTATGATGGAAATGGGGGGTCTTACGTTACCAACTTTGGTAATCCAAATCTGACATGGGAGAAGAATAAAACTTTTGATGCGGGAATTGATTTTTCTATATGGAATGCCAGAATTAGTGGGTCGGTAGATTATTATAACAGAAAGACTTTTGATTTGCTTCAGGATGTTCCTCTATCCAGAACAACCGGATTTACCAAGCAGGCTCAAAATGTAGGATCGATGCATAACAGTGGAATTGAAGCATCTTTGAACGTACAGATTATTAATTCAAAGAATTTTAATTGGAGTGTTTTTGGATCTGTAGCGACAGTAAAGAATACTATATTGAAACTGGCTCCTAGTGTCAATGGGTTGCCAATAGATGTATATGCAGGTAGCGAGTATAGGAAAGCAGTGGAAGGGATGCCTTTTCAGGGTTGGTTTATGCGTACGTGGGCTGGAGTTAATACACAGACAGGAGCTCCTGAATGGTATGTGAACGGAGTTGATGGAGAAAAGACTTCTGATTATAATAAAGCCCAAAGAGTGTTTCAGGGAACCGCTATTCCTAAATATACGGGAGGTTTCGGTACTAATCTTAGCTACAAAAACATATCTCTGAATGCTAGTTTCTATTACTCCGGAGGTCATAAAATTTATGAGCAATTTGCTCAGTTTTATTACAGGACCAATAGCTTTACTTTAGCAACATATAATGGTAGTGAAGATTTAATGGGAAGATGGCAAAAACCTGGAGATGTAACAGATATCCCCAAACTGGCTTTAAATGGGCAAGATAATTTTGATGCTGTTTCATCTAGGTATTTGTATAAGGGGGATTTTATCCGTCTAAAAGATATTACCTTAGGATATAGCCTTCCTCGGGATTTTGTTAATTCTATAGGGGTAACAGGTTTGAAATTAACTGTAAGGGGAACTAACTTATGGACCTATACATTCGACAGAAATTTAAAATTTGATCCGGAGGTTGATATAAATGGTTATTCAAACTTAACAACTCCCCCTGTAAAATCTGTAATGTTTGGAGTTAATGTGCAATTTTAA
- a CDS encoding SusD/RagB family nutrient-binding outer membrane lipoprotein → MLLHPFFLLLLFCFFIKSEIYFRSNDMSKSKASFDTAIAQDFSVLGLSGRLPAYMADSRVVYNNSLERIMEQKWITMFQSAYESRVDWRRTGFLVFTTIPSFNTTGNTIPRRLSYPQIEINVNTSSLQNGPGIPVPFESLKTKVWWDQ, encoded by the coding sequence GTGCTTTTGCACCCCTTTTTTTTACTTTTATTGTTCTGTTTCTTTATAAAATCAGAGATTTATTTCAGATCAAATGATATGAGTAAATCTAAAGCTTCTTTTGATACAGCCATAGCGCAAGATTTCTCTGTTCTTGGGCTTTCAGGTAGGCTTCCTGCTTATATGGCAGATTCAAGGGTTGTTTATAACAACTCGTTAGAGCGAATTATGGAGCAGAAATGGATAACAATGTTTCAGAGCGCTTATGAATCACGGGTAGACTGGAGAAGAACAGGTTTTCTAGTCTTTACAACAATACCCTCATTCAATACGACTGGAAATACTATTCCAAGAAGGCTTTCCTATCCGCAGATAGAGATTAATGTCAATACGAGTTCATTACAAAATGGTCCAGGGATACCTGTCCCATTCGAGTCCCTTAAGACCAAAGTTTGGTGGGATCAGTAA